Proteins encoded by one window of Manihot esculenta cultivar AM560-2 chromosome 10, M.esculenta_v8, whole genome shotgun sequence:
- the LOC110623998 gene encoding probable serine/threonine-protein kinase PBL10 isoform X2 translates to MGSCISTVSNAEIDLHRGVIPETDLHRAVVKNDMIWLIYISSFTVTSHPRTQGGIIEAANLVCFCFSELAAATGHFINENVLGSGEFGVVYKGWVDEHSLKATSPEMGMPIAVKKLRDDSCQGQQEWLTEIKYLGHLCHPNLVKLMGYCIEDKNRLLVYEFMPNSSLDRHLFERHSPVQTITWHHRIKVALNVAKALAFLHHEVDAIHRDVKPSNILLDANYNAKLSDFGLAKDGSVNSRTHVTTRVLGTEGYYAPEYMESGHLTTKCEVYSFGVVLLELLCGRPAIDINRPYKEANLVQWARPSLSPRKIFRILDARCFSPFFLSESVLKTAELISLCVSSKPMSRPTMREVVEALGKIQELNRNVISRA, encoded by the exons CAGTGGTAAAGAATGATATGATTTGGTTAATCTACATTTCATCCTTCACAGTGACTTCACATCCTCGGACACAGGGTGGGATCATCGAAGCAGCGAATTTGGTGTGCTTTTGCTTCAGTGAACTGGCAGCAGCCACAGGACACTTCATTAATGAGAATGTGTTGGGTTCGGGAGAATTCGGTGTTGTCTACAAAGGATGGGTTGATGAGCATTCCCTAAAGGCTACAAGTCCAGAGATGGGCATGCCTATTGCTGTAAAGAAGCTTAGAGATGACAGTTGCCAGGGTCAACAAGAATGGTTG ACAGAAATCAAATACCTGGGGCACCTCTGTCATCCAAATCTTGTGAAATTGATGGGTTACTGCATAGAGGACAAGAACCGGCTTCTAGTGTACGAGTTTATGCCAAATAGCAGCTTGGATAGACATCTATTTGAAA GACATTCTCCCGTTCAAACAATCACTTGGCATCACCGAATAAAAGTTGCTCTCAACGTTGCTAAGGCTCTAGCATTCCTCCATCATGAGGTAGACGCAATACATCGAGATGTTAAGCCTTCTAATATCCTACTTGATGCG AACTATAATGCTAAACTCAGTGATTTTGGGTTGGCCAAGGATGGGTCTGTGAACAGTAGAACCCATGTCACAACAAGGGTCTTAGGTACTGAAGGGTATTATGCTCCTGAATATATGGAGTCAG GTCATCTAACAACAAAATGCGAAGTATATAGCTTTGGGGTGGTTCTACTGGAGTTGTTATGTGGCAGGCCAGCCATAGACATAAATAGGCCGTACAAGGAAGCGAACTTAGTTCAGTGGGCGAGGCCTTCCCTTAGTCCACGCAAAATTTTCCGGATTCTTGATGCTAGATGTTTCAGCCCCTTTTTTTTATCAGAAAGTGTACTAAAAACAGCAGAGTTAATATCACTGTGTGTGTCATCAAAACCAATGTCTAGACCAACCATGAGAGAAGTGGTAGAAGCTTTGGGAAAAATTCAAGAACTCAATCGAAATGTGATATCCAGGGCCTGA
- the LOC110623998 gene encoding probable serine/threonine-protein kinase PBL10 isoform X1: MGSCISTVSNAEIDLHRGVIPETDLHRAVVKNDMIWLIYISSFTVTSHPRTQGGIIEAANLVCFCFSELAAATGHFINENVLGSGEFGVVYKGWVDEHSLKATSPEMGMPIAVKKLRDDSCQGQQEWLTEIKYLGHLCHPNLVKLMGYCIEDKNRLLVYEFMPNSSLDRHLFETGHSPVQTITWHHRIKVALNVAKALAFLHHEVDAIHRDVKPSNILLDANYNAKLSDFGLAKDGSVNSRTHVTTRVLGTEGYYAPEYMESGHLTTKCEVYSFGVVLLELLCGRPAIDINRPYKEANLVQWARPSLSPRKIFRILDARCFSPFFLSESVLKTAELISLCVSSKPMSRPTMREVVEALGKIQELNRNVISRA, translated from the exons CAGTGGTAAAGAATGATATGATTTGGTTAATCTACATTTCATCCTTCACAGTGACTTCACATCCTCGGACACAGGGTGGGATCATCGAAGCAGCGAATTTGGTGTGCTTTTGCTTCAGTGAACTGGCAGCAGCCACAGGACACTTCATTAATGAGAATGTGTTGGGTTCGGGAGAATTCGGTGTTGTCTACAAAGGATGGGTTGATGAGCATTCCCTAAAGGCTACAAGTCCAGAGATGGGCATGCCTATTGCTGTAAAGAAGCTTAGAGATGACAGTTGCCAGGGTCAACAAGAATGGTTG ACAGAAATCAAATACCTGGGGCACCTCTGTCATCCAAATCTTGTGAAATTGATGGGTTACTGCATAGAGGACAAGAACCGGCTTCTAGTGTACGAGTTTATGCCAAATAGCAGCTTGGATAGACATCTATTTGAAA CAGGACATTCTCCCGTTCAAACAATCACTTGGCATCACCGAATAAAAGTTGCTCTCAACGTTGCTAAGGCTCTAGCATTCCTCCATCATGAGGTAGACGCAATACATCGAGATGTTAAGCCTTCTAATATCCTACTTGATGCG AACTATAATGCTAAACTCAGTGATTTTGGGTTGGCCAAGGATGGGTCTGTGAACAGTAGAACCCATGTCACAACAAGGGTCTTAGGTACTGAAGGGTATTATGCTCCTGAATATATGGAGTCAG GTCATCTAACAACAAAATGCGAAGTATATAGCTTTGGGGTGGTTCTACTGGAGTTGTTATGTGGCAGGCCAGCCATAGACATAAATAGGCCGTACAAGGAAGCGAACTTAGTTCAGTGGGCGAGGCCTTCCCTTAGTCCACGCAAAATTTTCCGGATTCTTGATGCTAGATGTTTCAGCCCCTTTTTTTTATCAGAAAGTGTACTAAAAACAGCAGAGTTAATATCACTGTGTGTGTCATCAAAACCAATGTCTAGACCAACCATGAGAGAAGTGGTAGAAGCTTTGGGAAAAATTCAAGAACTCAATCGAAATGTGATATCCAGGGCCTGA
- the LOC110623998 gene encoding probable serine/threonine-protein kinase PBL10 isoform X3, whose product MGSCISTVSNAEIDLHRGVIPETDLHRVVKNDMIWLIYISSFTVTSHPRTQGGIIEAANLVCFCFSELAAATGHFINENVLGSGEFGVVYKGWVDEHSLKATSPEMGMPIAVKKLRDDSCQGQQEWLTEIKYLGHLCHPNLVKLMGYCIEDKNRLLVYEFMPNSSLDRHLFETGHSPVQTITWHHRIKVALNVAKALAFLHHEVDAIHRDVKPSNILLDANYNAKLSDFGLAKDGSVNSRTHVTTRVLGTEGYYAPEYMESGHLTTKCEVYSFGVVLLELLCGRPAIDINRPYKEANLVQWARPSLSPRKIFRILDARCFSPFFLSESVLKTAELISLCVSSKPMSRPTMREVVEALGKIQELNRNVISRA is encoded by the exons TGGTAAAGAATGATATGATTTGGTTAATCTACATTTCATCCTTCACAGTGACTTCACATCCTCGGACACAGGGTGGGATCATCGAAGCAGCGAATTTGGTGTGCTTTTGCTTCAGTGAACTGGCAGCAGCCACAGGACACTTCATTAATGAGAATGTGTTGGGTTCGGGAGAATTCGGTGTTGTCTACAAAGGATGGGTTGATGAGCATTCCCTAAAGGCTACAAGTCCAGAGATGGGCATGCCTATTGCTGTAAAGAAGCTTAGAGATGACAGTTGCCAGGGTCAACAAGAATGGTTG ACAGAAATCAAATACCTGGGGCACCTCTGTCATCCAAATCTTGTGAAATTGATGGGTTACTGCATAGAGGACAAGAACCGGCTTCTAGTGTACGAGTTTATGCCAAATAGCAGCTTGGATAGACATCTATTTGAAA CAGGACATTCTCCCGTTCAAACAATCACTTGGCATCACCGAATAAAAGTTGCTCTCAACGTTGCTAAGGCTCTAGCATTCCTCCATCATGAGGTAGACGCAATACATCGAGATGTTAAGCCTTCTAATATCCTACTTGATGCG AACTATAATGCTAAACTCAGTGATTTTGGGTTGGCCAAGGATGGGTCTGTGAACAGTAGAACCCATGTCACAACAAGGGTCTTAGGTACTGAAGGGTATTATGCTCCTGAATATATGGAGTCAG GTCATCTAACAACAAAATGCGAAGTATATAGCTTTGGGGTGGTTCTACTGGAGTTGTTATGTGGCAGGCCAGCCATAGACATAAATAGGCCGTACAAGGAAGCGAACTTAGTTCAGTGGGCGAGGCCTTCCCTTAGTCCACGCAAAATTTTCCGGATTCTTGATGCTAGATGTTTCAGCCCCTTTTTTTTATCAGAAAGTGTACTAAAAACAGCAGAGTTAATATCACTGTGTGTGTCATCAAAACCAATGTCTAGACCAACCATGAGAGAAGTGGTAGAAGCTTTGGGAAAAATTCAAGAACTCAATCGAAATGTGATATCCAGGGCCTGA
- the LOC110623998 gene encoding probable serine/threonine-protein kinase PBL10 isoform X4 yields MGSCISTVSNAEIDLHRGVIPETDLHRVTSHPRTQGGIIEAANLVCFCFSELAAATGHFINENVLGSGEFGVVYKGWVDEHSLKATSPEMGMPIAVKKLRDDSCQGQQEWLTEIKYLGHLCHPNLVKLMGYCIEDKNRLLVYEFMPNSSLDRHLFETGHSPVQTITWHHRIKVALNVAKALAFLHHEVDAIHRDVKPSNILLDANYNAKLSDFGLAKDGSVNSRTHVTTRVLGTEGYYAPEYMESGHLTTKCEVYSFGVVLLELLCGRPAIDINRPYKEANLVQWARPSLSPRKIFRILDARCFSPFFLSESVLKTAELISLCVSSKPMSRPTMREVVEALGKIQELNRNVISRA; encoded by the exons TGACTTCACATCCTCGGACACAGGGTGGGATCATCGAAGCAGCGAATTTGGTGTGCTTTTGCTTCAGTGAACTGGCAGCAGCCACAGGACACTTCATTAATGAGAATGTGTTGGGTTCGGGAGAATTCGGTGTTGTCTACAAAGGATGGGTTGATGAGCATTCCCTAAAGGCTACAAGTCCAGAGATGGGCATGCCTATTGCTGTAAAGAAGCTTAGAGATGACAGTTGCCAGGGTCAACAAGAATGGTTG ACAGAAATCAAATACCTGGGGCACCTCTGTCATCCAAATCTTGTGAAATTGATGGGTTACTGCATAGAGGACAAGAACCGGCTTCTAGTGTACGAGTTTATGCCAAATAGCAGCTTGGATAGACATCTATTTGAAA CAGGACATTCTCCCGTTCAAACAATCACTTGGCATCACCGAATAAAAGTTGCTCTCAACGTTGCTAAGGCTCTAGCATTCCTCCATCATGAGGTAGACGCAATACATCGAGATGTTAAGCCTTCTAATATCCTACTTGATGCG AACTATAATGCTAAACTCAGTGATTTTGGGTTGGCCAAGGATGGGTCTGTGAACAGTAGAACCCATGTCACAACAAGGGTCTTAGGTACTGAAGGGTATTATGCTCCTGAATATATGGAGTCAG GTCATCTAACAACAAAATGCGAAGTATATAGCTTTGGGGTGGTTCTACTGGAGTTGTTATGTGGCAGGCCAGCCATAGACATAAATAGGCCGTACAAGGAAGCGAACTTAGTTCAGTGGGCGAGGCCTTCCCTTAGTCCACGCAAAATTTTCCGGATTCTTGATGCTAGATGTTTCAGCCCCTTTTTTTTATCAGAAAGTGTACTAAAAACAGCAGAGTTAATATCACTGTGTGTGTCATCAAAACCAATGTCTAGACCAACCATGAGAGAAGTGGTAGAAGCTTTGGGAAAAATTCAAGAACTCAATCGAAATGTGATATCCAGGGCCTGA